The Sulfolobus islandicus Y.N.15.51 sequence TATAACTTCCCCGTTCTCTTAGAGAGATTCGTAAGCTTGGAAAATATTAATGGTAAACCAGTTAACGTAATAGGCTTAGGTGGAGGGGCTAGGAAGGATCTAGATATTATAAATCAGAAGGGATTTCACTTAGCGTCAACTCCATCCTATGAGGTTTCACAATTTCCATTAAGCCAATATAAACCATCAATATCCTTAGATCTATCTCCTACTTTTGATATTAGACATGAAATCTCTACAACTATTACCAAGTTAATCTTAACGCCAGAAGAAGCGCTTAACGCCATGACAGTTTGGGGGCAATTACAACTAAAATATAATGATAGGGGTGCTTTAGAGAACGGAAAAGTGGCCGATTTAGTTGTGTTTGAAGTTAAGGAGCCCCCAACTTTCCCCTTGGATTATGAAAGCCCCTACGAGTCCATAGTCTTTAATCTTTCTACCCCAGAGACAGTACTAGTGGGTGGAGAGGCAGTATTAGATGGTGGTGTTCCTTTAAATATTGGAATAAAACATATTGAGAAAGCCATAGAGAGGCTTGAAGGCATTGATAAAAAGGTTGCAAAACCAGCAAGATATATGGAAAAGGATTGAAATAGTAGGAGATATAGTAATTATTGGAATCCCTTTTAACAAAAGATCAGAAGATCTTATAGAGATAGCAAATGAGATACTTTTAACTTTTCCCTATATTAAATCAGTGTGGGGAAGATACAGGGACATCTCTGGCACATATAGGTTATCAACGTATGTATATTTAGCCGGAGAGAAAAGAAGTGAAACTATTTATAAAGAGCATAAATGCAAATATTTTCTTGATTTTACTAAGGTATTCTTTTCTGAGAAGCTATCCTATGAACATCTGAGAGTAGCAAGACAAGTTAAGAGAGGTGAGATTATCATAAACATGTTCTCTGGTTTTGGCCCATTTTCAATCCTCTCCGCAGTTCTTGGCAAACCAAAAGTAATTTACTCAATAGA is a genomic window containing:
- a CDS encoding amidohydrolase family protein, whose protein sequence is MKVLIKSDLVLGAPKPLRDVYIGIDEGQIKVISKEQPEDYDYAEYVIGGKNRVVAPGFVTTHSFLYLYPFRYRIFSGKANAFQLMSTLTPNDIYYFSLMGAYHLLKTGVTTVVTSGPNLDITARAISEVGLRPVLAVGVDCPDSKEDWERQFTTLYNRWSNKNENRVILRLCSNEYSKEVFELSQQYNFPVLLERFVSLENINGKPVNVIGLGGGARKDLDIINQKGFHLASTPSYEVSQFPLSQYKPSISLDLSPTFDIRHEISTTITKLILTPEEALNAMTVWGQLQLKYNDRGALENGKVADLVVFEVKEPPTFPLDYESPYESIVFNLSTPETVLVGGEAVLDGGVPLNIGIKHIEKAIERLEGIDKKVAKPARYMEKD
- the taw21 gene encoding tRNA 4-demethylwyosine(37)-methyltransferase Taw21; this encodes MIKRLQNQQDIWKRIEIVGDIVIIGIPFNKRSEDLIEIANEILLTFPYIKSVWGRYRDISGTYRLSTYVYLAGEKRSETIYKEHKCKYFLDFTKVFFSEKLSYEHLRVARQVKRGEIIINMFSGFGPFSILSAVLGKPKVIYSIDANPYAYYYMMVNVELNRAYEVLPMYGDAFKRVYDLEDADRIIAPLPELADKAYEVALQKVKKGGTIHLYTEVETNRGEDPVGIAMNKYKGSYFGRIVRSVNPHKYHVVVDIKVT